In Rhizobium sp. WYJ-E13, the following are encoded in one genomic region:
- a CDS encoding MBL fold metallo-hydrolase, which yields MIMQKPDVAAFFDRRTSSVQYVVSDPETGACAIIDPVLDFDEKSGSIATESADVILDYVAARQLHIQWILDTHPHADHFSAAAYLKDKTGAPTAIGEHVVDVQKLWRDTYNLPDFPTDGSQWNHLFSDGEAFCVGNIKATVLFSPGHTLASVTYCIGDCAFVHDTMFMPDSGTARADFPGGSAKSLWSSMQRILSLPDDTRIFVGHDYQPGGREPQWESTVHLQRATNIHLSRCASVSEFVTLREARDKTLPMPKLILHALQININGGRLPEPESNGQRYLRFPLNALGKVAWG from the coding sequence ATGATCATGCAAAAGCCAGACGTAGCGGCATTTTTTGATCGGCGAACGTCGTCTGTGCAATATGTCGTCAGCGATCCGGAGACGGGAGCCTGCGCCATCATCGACCCGGTGCTGGATTTCGACGAGAAATCCGGCTCCATAGCAACCGAAAGTGCGGACGTCATTTTGGATTACGTTGCCGCGCGGCAACTGCATATTCAGTGGATTCTCGACACTCACCCCCATGCCGACCATTTCTCAGCCGCCGCCTATCTGAAGGACAAGACCGGGGCGCCGACCGCAATAGGCGAGCACGTGGTCGATGTTCAAAAACTGTGGCGGGACACTTATAATTTGCCCGATTTTCCAACTGACGGATCGCAGTGGAATCATCTGTTTTCCGATGGTGAAGCGTTCTGCGTCGGCAATATCAAAGCTACGGTCCTTTTTTCTCCTGGCCACACGCTCGCATCGGTCACCTATTGCATCGGCGACTGCGCCTTCGTCCACGATACGATGTTCATGCCCGATAGCGGGACGGCGAGAGCCGACTTCCCCGGTGGAAGTGCAAAGAGTCTCTGGTCAAGCATGCAGAGAATCCTCTCGCTGCCTGACGACACGCGTATTTTCGTCGGCCACGATTACCAGCCGGGAGGAAGGGAACCACAATGGGAAAGCACGGTTCACTTGCAACGGGCCACCAATATTCATCTGTCGCGTTGCGCCAGCGTCAGCGAATTCGTCACTTTGCGGGAGGCAAGAGACAAAACCCTTCCAATGCCGAAACTGATCCTCCACGCGCTTCAAATCAACATTAACGGCGGCAGGCTCCCTGAACCGGAATCCAATGGCCAGCGGTACCTCCGTTTTCCCTTGAATGCGCTCGGCAAGGTCGCCTGGGGCTGA
- a CDS encoding aminotransferase class V-fold PLP-dependent enzyme: MSAVAYQASDSSSPLGRFRKSLVGRDLIDNLRDGLVGSSATITGPYGSKPLVYADYVASGRALRQVEQFILEEVLPYYANSHTEASYCGSFMTRLRGEARVLIAQYCGADARHAVIFTGSGATAGINRLVTLFGVSEAVAADKSVRVIIGPYEHHSNILPWRESGADIIEIPEAPTGGPDPVRLEEALREGTPDLIICAFSAASNVTGIVTDVKAITEQAKEAGAKVIWDYAGGGPYLPIAMSPSAEAEIDAIVVSPHKFIGGPGSSGILIVRRDAVVSGKPSWPGGGTVKFVSPTSHDYSDSLESREEAGTPNVIGDIRSALAFIVKHAIGLDAMRLRNQDLTIAAFHAWRSIPQLELLGLQQQDRLPIFSFRVIDGKGGYVHQQLVTRMLSDRFGIQARGGCACAGPYVHRLLSIDDEASDLMRQAILSGDEIKKPGFTRLNFSVLLSEDKVGFILRSVAQLAKDALTFAPDYDFDPSRAIFFPRRASVEA, from the coding sequence ATGTCCGCAGTTGCCTATCAAGCGAGCGACAGTTCAAGTCCGCTTGGCCGCTTCCGTAAAAGCCTGGTGGGCCGGGATCTGATCGACAACCTCCGCGACGGGCTTGTCGGTTCATCGGCGACCATCACCGGCCCCTATGGCAGCAAGCCCCTGGTTTATGCCGATTACGTCGCGTCAGGGCGCGCGTTGCGTCAGGTCGAGCAATTTATCCTCGAAGAGGTCCTGCCCTACTACGCTAATAGCCATACCGAGGCCTCGTACTGCGGGAGCTTTATGACCAGACTTCGGGGGGAAGCCCGCGTGCTGATTGCTCAGTATTGCGGGGCAGACGCACGCCATGCCGTGATTTTCACCGGTTCTGGAGCGACGGCCGGCATCAACCGCCTGGTGACGCTATTCGGCGTCTCGGAGGCCGTGGCAGCGGATAAATCCGTTCGCGTCATCATCGGCCCCTACGAACATCACTCGAATATTCTCCCGTGGCGCGAAAGCGGTGCTGACATCATCGAAATACCGGAGGCACCGACCGGTGGGCCAGATCCTGTCCGGCTGGAAGAGGCATTGCGTGAGGGGACGCCGGATCTCATCATTTGCGCATTTTCGGCTGCTTCGAATGTCACTGGCATCGTCACCGACGTGAAAGCCATTACCGAACAGGCCAAGGAAGCAGGAGCCAAAGTGATTTGGGACTATGCCGGCGGCGGCCCCTATCTGCCAATCGCCATGTCGCCCAGCGCAGAGGCTGAAATCGATGCTATTGTCGTGTCACCCCACAAGTTCATCGGAGGCCCTGGCTCGTCCGGCATCCTGATCGTGCGTCGCGATGCGGTCGTATCCGGCAAACCCTCATGGCCAGGCGGCGGAACCGTAAAATTCGTTTCGCCCACTTCCCACGACTACAGCGACAGCCTGGAGTCTCGCGAAGAGGCCGGGACGCCGAATGTCATCGGCGATATACGATCGGCTCTCGCCTTCATCGTCAAGCATGCAATCGGGCTTGACGCAATGCGGCTGCGCAATCAAGATTTGACGATCGCTGCATTCCACGCGTGGAGGTCGATTCCGCAGTTGGAATTGTTAGGCCTGCAGCAGCAAGATCGGCTGCCGATATTTTCGTTCCGTGTCATCGATGGCAAGGGCGGTTACGTGCATCAGCAACTGGTGACCCGGATGCTCAGCGACCGTTTTGGCATCCAGGCCCGTGGCGGATGCGCCTGCGCAGGCCCCTATGTTCACAGGCTATTGTCCATCGATGACGAGGCATCGGACCTCATGCGGCAGGCCATCCTTTCCGGGGATGAAATCAAGAAGCCAGGCTTCACGCGCTTGAACTTCAGCGTGCTGCTGTCGGAGGACAAAGTGGGCTTCATACTGCGGTCGGTGGCACAGTTGGCCAAGGATGCACTAACATTCGCGCCCGACTACGATTTCGATCCCTCGAGGGCAATTTTCTTTCCTCGTCGCGCTTCGGTCGAGGCATGA
- a CDS encoding Lrp/AsnC family transcriptional regulator, protein MITKSEKIDIFDLKILTCLQNNANLSQRDLAEEVGLSQNACWRRLQRLHTIGMIQGSYGKIDLPALGLDLTVFVMVRTRHHSKEWADDFRAHVERLPEVIDFYRIGGDWDYLMKVVTRGMSGYDAFYQKLITNFDLATVTGFFSMEAIINNRAVDLNRIR, encoded by the coding sequence ATGATCACGAAATCTGAAAAAATCGACATTTTTGATCTGAAGATTTTAACTTGCCTTCAGAACAACGCGAATTTGTCGCAGCGCGATCTCGCCGAAGAGGTCGGACTGTCACAGAACGCCTGCTGGCGTCGGCTCCAACGCTTGCACACGATCGGCATGATCCAGGGGTCTTACGGCAAGATAGACCTGCCGGCTCTTGGATTGGATTTGACGGTCTTTGTTATGGTTCGCACACGTCACCACTCGAAAGAATGGGCTGATGATTTCCGTGCCCACGTCGAGCGGCTTCCCGAAGTCATCGATTTTTACCGGATCGGCGGTGATTGGGATTATCTGATGAAGGTCGTCACGCGGGGCATGTCCGGATATGACGCCTTTTACCAAAAGCTGATCACTAACTTCGATCTAGCGACAGTGACTGGCTTCTTTTCGATGGAAGCGATTATCAATAATCGAGCCGTCGATCTGAACCGGATAAGATAA
- a CDS encoding RidA family protein: protein MAAITTDKAPPAVGPYSQGIVAGGLLFVSGQLPIDPKTGELPEDMLQQMRQCLANVEAIAIAAGTSLAKTVKTTVLVTDLSRFSEFNEIYGRAFAAPYPARACYEVSALPRGAKVEIEAVIALS, encoded by the coding sequence ATGGCAGCGATAACAACAGACAAGGCACCTCCAGCGGTGGGGCCATATTCGCAAGGCATCGTCGCCGGCGGGCTGCTCTTTGTTTCAGGCCAATTGCCGATCGACCCGAAGACCGGCGAGCTGCCGGAGGACATGCTGCAGCAGATGCGCCAGTGCCTCGCCAATGTCGAAGCGATCGCCATCGCAGCCGGCACGAGTCTTGCAAAGACCGTCAAGACGACGGTGCTAGTGACTGACCTGTCGCGGTTCTCGGAGTTCAACGAAATCTACGGCCGGGCATTCGCCGCGCCCTACCCCGCTCGCGCCTGCTACGAGGTGTCTGCCTTGCCCCGCGGCGCCAAGGTCGAGATAGAGGCAGTCATCGCGCTCAGCTAG
- a CDS encoding NAD(P)H-dependent oxidoreductase, whose amino-acid sequence MHALIVLAHPETHSLNGHLKDVAIEELRRLRYTVEVSDLYAAGFDPVEAPRHFTDRVSRDRFDVQSEQRHAFDTGRTAPDVQAEIDKLSRADLLILQFPIWWFAAPAILKGWLDRVFVYGLYSSRRRYDAGLFKGKKAFVSVTAGGPETSFRHDGRNGDIDLVLWPVNFTLHYMGYSVLPQHAVFGVDAKLGPPEGLSACAEALRQKLQRVSNEEPLKFNGWSDWDESGRLKPSAPWYNHFIRVVK is encoded by the coding sequence ATGCACGCTTTGATTGTTCTCGCCCATCCTGAGACGCATTCGCTCAACGGCCATCTGAAGGATGTGGCGATCGAAGAGCTGAGGCGCCTTCGTTACACGGTCGAGGTTTCTGATCTTTATGCGGCGGGCTTCGATCCTGTCGAGGCGCCGCGCCATTTCACCGACAGGGTATCGAGGGACAGGTTCGATGTCCAATCGGAGCAAAGGCACGCTTTTGACACCGGAAGGACGGCGCCCGACGTGCAAGCCGAAATCGACAAGCTCAGCAGAGCCGATCTTTTGATCCTTCAGTTTCCGATCTGGTGGTTCGCGGCACCCGCGATCCTGAAGGGGTGGCTCGATCGTGTCTTCGTGTACGGTCTCTATTCAAGTCGCCGACGCTATGACGCCGGCTTGTTCAAGGGCAAGAAGGCGTTCGTGTCGGTCACGGCAGGAGGTCCCGAGACCTCGTTTCGGCACGACGGCAGAAATGGCGACATCGATCTCGTGCTGTGGCCGGTCAACTTCACCCTACACTACATGGGCTACAGCGTCCTGCCACAGCACGCCGTGTTCGGCGTTGATGCCAAGTTAGGACCTCCTGAGGGTCTGTCGGCCTGCGCCGAGGCGCTCCGACAGAAGTTGCAGAGGGTATCAAACGAGGAACCGCTGAAATTCAACGGCTGGAGCGATTGGGACGAGAGCGGGCGTCTGAAGCCCAGCGCTCCCTGGTACAATCATTTCATCCGCGTGGTGAAGTAG
- a CDS encoding ectoine synthase, translated as MIVRHIDDLKDSEQFVATEKFISTRLIVKNDGMGYSVHHTRVPQGTEIHCHYKDHLETNYCIAGEGEVFDVATGKTYTIGVGSMYALDKHDQHVLRATKGELHLICVFNPPLAGGERHNDQGGYDAA; from the coding sequence ATGATCGTTCGTCATATCGATGACCTGAAGGACAGCGAACAGTTTGTCGCCACGGAGAAGTTCATCAGCACACGGTTGATCGTCAAGAATGACGGTATGGGCTACTCGGTCCACCACACGCGTGTGCCGCAAGGCACTGAGATCCATTGTCATTACAAGGATCATCTCGAGACCAATTACTGCATCGCCGGCGAAGGCGAGGTTTTCGATGTGGCGACCGGCAAGACTTACACAATCGGCGTCGGATCTATGTACGCACTCGATAAGCACGATCAACATGTGCTGAGGGCGACAAAGGGCGAACTGCATCTGATCTGCGTCTTCAATCCGCCCTTGGCAGGTGGGGAACGGCACAATGACCAAGGCGGCTACGACGCAGCCTAG
- a CDS encoding amidase family protein, whose protein sequence is MQTNRKPMIEGFRRRIGGQLERMDECAEDARLAVFHRRDEQALSEAQAWEALASTGLCPSLPISLSVKACFDVAGWVTTAASRVMEKAPPAERDAGLVTALRRQGAVIVNQSNMTEFAFGALGINASFGTPRSPLDPARERTAGGSTSGGAVSVALGFADVALGSDTSGSIRIPAAFCGLAGFKPSHHRYDRDGMLFLSPTFDIPGFIARDVSMLQRVDAAVTGMHHPDETLAVDGMRFLVPVQFAYADTDEEIASSFRASLEALRAAGATIVEKEFPELSTYGPIAVEGGIIIAEAYAWHRPYLEQSKDLYDPRVGPRIQLGADVRASAYASSLDKLAKAADAYHRRLDSFDALLTPTVPIIPPRVKDVEADESYYRFNRLTFRLTEVANRVDAPSVTIAPDPSRPVGFMTTGYRGRDARLLAVSRAIEAVFRNTRPTAEQQP, encoded by the coding sequence ATGCAAACCAATCGAAAGCCGATGATCGAGGGGTTCCGGCGCCGGATCGGTGGCCAGCTGGAGCGGATGGACGAATGCGCCGAGGATGCACGACTTGCGGTCTTCCACCGGCGGGACGAGCAGGCGTTGTCGGAGGCTCAGGCCTGGGAAGCACTTGCATCGACCGGCTTGTGTCCATCCCTGCCGATATCGCTCAGCGTAAAGGCCTGCTTCGACGTTGCCGGCTGGGTCACTACGGCAGCGTCTCGTGTGATGGAGAAGGCCCCGCCGGCTGAAAGGGACGCAGGTCTCGTGACAGCGTTGCGCCGTCAGGGGGCGGTCATCGTCAATCAGTCCAACATGACCGAATTCGCGTTTGGCGCTCTGGGGATCAACGCTTCGTTCGGAACGCCGCGCTCACCCCTTGATCCGGCCCGCGAGCGCACTGCCGGAGGATCCACGTCTGGGGGGGCGGTGTCTGTAGCGCTCGGCTTCGCCGATGTCGCGCTCGGAAGCGATACAAGCGGCTCCATCCGTATCCCGGCAGCCTTTTGTGGACTTGCCGGCTTCAAGCCCAGTCACCATCGCTACGACCGGGACGGCATGCTGTTTCTTTCGCCAACGTTCGACATTCCTGGCTTCATCGCGCGGGACGTGTCGATGCTCCAACGCGTCGACGCGGCGGTCACAGGAATGCACCATCCCGACGAAACCCTCGCGGTCGATGGCATGCGTTTTTTGGTTCCCGTTCAATTCGCCTACGCAGATACCGACGAGGAGATCGCATCGTCGTTCCGCGCCTCTCTGGAAGCTTTGCGGGCTGCTGGGGCGACGATCGTCGAAAAGGAGTTCCCCGAACTTTCAACCTACGGTCCCATTGCAGTCGAGGGAGGTATTATCATCGCCGAGGCTTATGCCTGGCATCGGCCCTATCTCGAGCAGTCTAAGGATCTCTATGACCCCCGTGTCGGGCCACGCATCCAGCTCGGCGCCGATGTACGGGCAAGCGCGTACGCATCTTCCCTGGACAAGCTCGCCAAGGCGGCGGACGCCTATCATCGCCGTCTCGACAGTTTTGATGCACTGCTGACGCCCACTGTCCCGATCATCCCTCCTCGCGTCAAAGATGTCGAAGCCGACGAGTCATATTATCGCTTCAACCGACTGACATTCCGGCTCACGGAAGTGGCAAACAGGGTGGATGCACCGAGTGTCACAATCGCGCCGGATCCGTCGAGACCCGTCGGCTTCATGACGACGGGCTATCGGGGCCGAGATGCCAGGTTGCTGGCCGTCTCCAGAGCAATCGAAGCAGTTTTTCGCAATACACGGCCAACAGCGGAGCAACAGCCATGA
- the ehuA gene encoding ectoine/hydroxyectoine ABC transporter ATP-binding protein EhuA — MTEMITFENVCKRFGPTVILDEFNFTVMKGEKVAIIGPSGSGKSTLLRIIMALQDIDHGKVSVGGRPLWHLNRGQHLVQPTRQHLREMRSLTGMVFQNFNLFPNLTALGNVAAAPRHVLGLSKKEAEARASALLARVGLSGKLSDYPSRLSGGQQQRVAIARAMALEPKVMLFDEATSALDPELVGEVLGVMRDLASARDLTVLVVTHQMGVARAIADRVCFMEGGRVVEEGGPEALLSQPKNERTRAFLRAVHLS, encoded by the coding sequence ATGACCGAGATGATTACGTTCGAGAACGTCTGCAAAAGGTTCGGACCGACCGTCATCTTGGATGAGTTCAACTTCACGGTAATGAAGGGCGAGAAGGTCGCTATTATCGGCCCCAGTGGCTCTGGCAAGTCGACGTTGCTGCGTATCATTATGGCGCTGCAGGACATCGACCACGGCAAAGTATCGGTTGGCGGTCGCCCGCTCTGGCACCTCAATCGCGGACAACATCTGGTCCAGCCGACGCGCCAGCATCTGCGTGAGATGCGGTCTCTGACTGGTATGGTGTTCCAGAACTTCAACCTGTTTCCCAACTTGACCGCACTCGGAAATGTTGCAGCGGCGCCACGTCATGTGCTTGGCCTGTCGAAAAAGGAAGCGGAGGCGCGAGCCTCTGCGCTGCTGGCCCGGGTCGGGCTGTCCGGAAAGCTTTCCGACTATCCGTCGAGGCTGTCGGGCGGGCAACAACAACGAGTCGCGATCGCGCGTGCCATGGCGCTCGAACCGAAGGTCATGCTCTTCGACGAGGCAACTTCTGCTCTCGATCCGGAACTTGTCGGCGAGGTCCTTGGCGTCATGCGTGATCTTGCGAGCGCTCGCGATCTGACCGTCTTGGTGGTTACCCATCAGATGGGTGTGGCGCGGGCCATTGCCGACCGCGTTTGCTTCATGGAAGGCGGCAGGGTGGTCGAAGAAGGGGGGCCCGAGGCCTTGCTTTCGCAGCCCAAGAATGAGCGCACCCGCGCCTTCCTGCGCGCCGTGCACCTTAGCTGA
- the ehuD gene encoding ectoine/hydroxyectoine ABC transporter permease subunit EhuD, with protein sequence MTELFSWDFALEVMPPLLRGAVVTFLATVGGFAASLIVGGVLLGFCRSSAAPIALFGRSLVELLRSTPLLIQIYFLFFVLPETGIVLDPVVTGIVALGLYHGAYVAEAYRAGFDSIPRGQWDAVESLRFSRYAALRHLILPQAIIPLIPALGNTFITMLKDTPILAAITVPEMMFEANDVGSQSFRYIEPITLAAIGYLIMSCIAASFIHLLQNNLGRYK encoded by the coding sequence ATGACCGAATTGTTTTCCTGGGATTTCGCATTGGAGGTGATGCCCCCCTTGCTCAGAGGGGCGGTCGTAACATTCCTGGCGACGGTTGGCGGTTTCGCAGCATCCCTGATCGTTGGAGGCGTCCTCCTCGGCTTCTGCCGATCCTCGGCAGCGCCCATTGCCTTGTTCGGCAGGAGCCTTGTCGAGCTCCTTCGATCCACCCCGTTGCTAATCCAGATCTATTTCCTGTTTTTCGTTCTGCCGGAAACAGGCATCGTTCTGGACCCGGTTGTTACGGGCATAGTGGCGCTCGGTCTTTACCACGGTGCCTACGTCGCCGAAGCATATCGTGCCGGCTTCGACAGTATCCCGCGGGGACAGTGGGATGCGGTGGAAAGCTTGAGGTTCTCGCGCTATGCCGCCCTCCGTCATCTGATCCTTCCCCAGGCGATCATCCCGTTGATCCCGGCCTTGGGCAATACTTTCATCACCATGCTGAAGGACACGCCGATCCTGGCGGCGATCACCGTCCCCGAAATGATGTTCGAAGCCAATGACGTCGGATCACAGTCGTTCCGCTACATTGAACCCATAACGCTGGCTGCGATCGGCTACCTGATCATGAGCTGTATTGCTGCCAGCTTCATTCACTTGCTGCAGAACAATCTGGGGAGATACAAATGA
- the ehuC gene encoding ectoine/hydroxyectoine ABC transporter permease subunit EhuC encodes MALIWQYRFDFLIGILWTLKLSVMSAALAFVLSIFAGICRASRNSFVRIPASIYVEFFRGTSALAQLFWLFYVLPYLGVNLSPTQCATLGLGLCFGAYGAEVVRGCIDAVPKDQIDAAAALNFSWFHTMRIVILPEALIMMMPLFANLLIELIKATSLVSLITIPDLTFQAKAIISKSYSSGNVLLVTLAIYLAISLAASTGMKRIETALSHGRVVRGVR; translated from the coding sequence ATGGCGCTCATTTGGCAGTACAGGTTTGATTTTCTGATCGGGATTCTCTGGACGCTGAAGCTATCCGTCATGTCTGCGGCACTGGCTTTCGTCCTGTCGATCTTTGCGGGTATTTGTCGGGCTTCACGAAATAGCTTCGTGCGGATCCCCGCGTCAATATACGTTGAATTTTTCCGAGGTACGTCAGCCCTTGCCCAGCTGTTCTGGCTGTTTTACGTGCTGCCCTATCTGGGAGTGAATTTGTCACCGACACAGTGCGCGACCCTCGGGCTCGGTCTGTGTTTTGGCGCATATGGCGCGGAGGTCGTGCGCGGCTGCATTGACGCGGTTCCAAAAGACCAGATCGATGCGGCCGCCGCGCTAAACTTCAGCTGGTTCCACACCATGCGGATCGTCATATTGCCGGAAGCGCTCATCATGATGATGCCGCTCTTTGCAAACCTGTTGATCGAACTGATCAAAGCCACGTCGCTTGTCTCTCTCATCACCATTCCTGATCTGACGTTTCAGGCAAAGGCAATTATTTCCAAAAGCTACAGCTCCGGCAATGTCCTGCTCGTCACCCTCGCAATCTATCTCGCCATTTCATTGGCCGCATCGACCGGCATGAAGAGAATCGAGACAGCGCTCTCACACGGCCGAGTGGTGAGAGGTGTGAGATGA
- the ehuB gene encoding ectoine/hydroxyectoine ABC transporter substrate-binding protein EhuB, whose amino-acid sequence MFKQTMATIVVLASTAIGASAGLMDDAKAGKPVRVGFAEQEPFIVTGPNGQLTGYEVDLLKAVLAKMGIDAQLEAVPTQFGALIPGLQAKRFDIIASDLYIRPDRCKLVAFAEPTHFVNDGLIVPAGNPKAIHSFQDVAKDPSLKMGYLVGGGPIADHALAMGVKKEQLVALPDIASLLAAVKTDRIDAFLNTGVTIQSTVKTANDPAIERAMPFEQAVVDGKTAMGIGSYAFRLEDKDFVADFDKQLLAILTSDQATKIGEPYGFTREDIPAGKPTTKDLCK is encoded by the coding sequence ATGTTCAAACAAACAATGGCGACCATCGTTGTGCTTGCGTCGACCGCCATCGGCGCCTCGGCCGGCCTGATGGACGATGCCAAAGCAGGCAAGCCCGTCCGGGTCGGCTTTGCCGAGCAGGAACCATTCATCGTCACCGGTCCGAACGGCCAGTTGACTGGTTACGAGGTTGATCTGCTCAAGGCAGTCCTGGCCAAGATGGGCATCGATGCCCAGTTGGAGGCCGTGCCCACCCAGTTCGGCGCCCTCATTCCAGGTCTGCAGGCTAAGCGCTTCGACATCATCGCATCCGATCTCTATATCCGCCCGGACCGATGCAAGCTCGTGGCCTTTGCCGAGCCGACCCATTTCGTCAATGACGGTCTGATCGTGCCGGCTGGAAACCCGAAGGCCATTCATAGCTTCCAGGATGTCGCCAAAGACCCGTCGCTGAAGATGGGCTATCTCGTCGGAGGTGGCCCGATCGCCGATCACGCCCTGGCAATGGGGGTCAAGAAGGAGCAGCTCGTCGCTCTTCCCGATATCGCCTCGCTGCTGGCAGCCGTCAAAACCGACCGGATCGATGCCTTCCTAAACACCGGCGTCACCATTCAGTCGACCGTCAAGACGGCCAACGATCCCGCCATAGAACGCGCGATGCCGTTCGAGCAGGCGGTCGTCGACGGAAAGACAGCGATGGGGATCGGAAGCTATGCCTTCCGTCTGGAGGACAAGGACTTCGTCGCCGACTTCGACAAGCAGCTCCTGGCCATACTCACTTCCGACCAGGCCACCAAAATCGGCGAACCCTACGGCTTCACCAGGGAAGATATCCCCGCCGGAAAGCCGACAACCAAAGACCTGTGCAAGTAA
- a CDS encoding PLP-dependent aminotransferase family protein: MNILDDYKAGGANWTPRLEKGASSKHQAIFEALVADIASGRLRLGDRLPPQRAVAAALGVDLTTVTKAYSRARSEGIIEASTGRGSFVAVGSVENRVSASSVAPLDLSRNSPPRCKAVDTAFSRELDHALSTQDDTDVLNYQDTGGNWTNRTAGATWLSRRLGFCPPDRVVLTSGAQSALFAVCHLLSRKNRHVAVGQFSYPGIHTVAFQQGLQLIPLAMDGHGIAPDAFAEACDRTEIGMLYITPTADNPTTTTMPSERREEIIQIARRHGVSIIEDDPYHDLVTNPPPPIAAHAPDLAWHIATLSKCTSPSLRLGYVAAPNAESSAQIAATLQAMTMMASPLFAAVASRWIYSGYHQEAALLIAEENVRRQTIAANLFQDCEFEADRRTPHMWLRLPAPWRANDFVHQCERLGVIVLGSPSFSVNSPISEAVRISVGAAPSQKALEDALNTLRAVLTKGHLTANRAMV; this comes from the coding sequence GTGAATATTTTGGACGATTATAAAGCAGGCGGAGCAAACTGGACACCGCGCCTGGAAAAAGGCGCGTCGTCCAAACATCAAGCGATATTTGAAGCCCTCGTCGCTGACATCGCCAGCGGGCGCTTGCGCCTTGGCGATCGACTGCCTCCGCAGCGTGCTGTCGCCGCAGCGCTCGGAGTCGATCTGACAACGGTCACGAAAGCTTACTCTCGGGCAAGAAGCGAAGGCATTATCGAAGCCTCGACAGGCCGGGGGTCCTTCGTCGCTGTCGGGAGTGTTGAGAACCGTGTGTCGGCAAGCAGCGTCGCTCCGCTTGATCTCAGCCGTAACAGTCCACCAAGATGCAAGGCGGTCGACACGGCGTTTTCGCGCGAGCTCGATCATGCACTCTCCACGCAAGACGACACCGATGTCCTCAACTATCAGGATACGGGCGGGAACTGGACGAACCGCACGGCAGGTGCAACCTGGCTTTCGCGGCGACTTGGCTTTTGTCCGCCGGACCGCGTCGTGTTGACGTCTGGTGCCCAGAGTGCGCTTTTTGCGGTTTGCCATCTTCTTTCGAGGAAGAATAGGCATGTTGCGGTCGGCCAGTTCTCCTATCCGGGGATCCACACCGTTGCCTTTCAGCAGGGGCTGCAATTGATACCACTGGCAATGGACGGCCATGGGATCGCTCCGGATGCATTTGCGGAGGCGTGTGATCGAACAGAGATCGGGATGCTATATATTACTCCCACCGCCGACAACCCGACGACGACGACCATGCCGAGCGAGCGCAGGGAAGAAATCATTCAGATCGCCCGTCGTCACGGGGTTTCGATCATTGAAGACGATCCCTACCACGACCTTGTCACGAACCCTCCTCCACCGATCGCTGCCCATGCTCCGGATCTGGCCTGGCACATCGCCACACTGTCAAAATGCACGAGCCCTTCCTTGCGTCTGGGCTACGTCGCTGCCCCGAATGCCGAGTCAAGCGCACAAATCGCCGCAACCTTGCAAGCCATGACTATGATGGCCTCGCCACTGTTTGCTGCGGTCGCATCGCGTTGGATTTACTCCGGTTATCACCAGGAGGCAGCCCTGTTGATCGCCGAGGAGAATGTCAGGCGCCAAACGATCGCTGCAAACCTCTTCCAAGACTGTGAATTCGAGGCAGACAGGCGAACACCACATATGTGGCTTCGTCTTCCTGCGCCCTGGCGCGCCAACGACTTCGTTCATCAATGTGAACGGCTTGGCGTAATCGTTTTGGGAAGCCCAAGTTTTTCGGTGAACTCGCCCATTTCGGAGGCAGTGCGAATCTCGGTTGGGGCAGCGCCGTCGCAAAAGGCTCTGGAGGATGCGCTCAACACGCTGAGAGCCGTTCTCACAAAAGGGCATTTGACCGCCAACCGAGCCATGGTTTAA
- a CDS encoding DHCW motif cupin fold protein gives MKIPPLTFQSIDWSKVEPVRHAGETGHCDWRTFNNGELRVRIIEYSPGYMADHWCDRGHVVYILEGEITIELKDGREFHFTPGMSYEVSDFGDAAHRSHTKTGAKSFIVD, from the coding sequence ATGAAAATTCCGCCGCTAACATTCCAATCCATCGATTGGTCGAAGGTCGAGCCTGTCCGCCACGCGGGCGAGACGGGTCATTGTGACTGGAGGACCTTCAACAATGGCGAGCTACGTGTTCGCATCATCGAATATTCGCCGGGCTATATGGCCGATCACTGGTGCGACCGAGGTCACGTCGTCTATATCCTTGAAGGCGAGATTACGATTGAGCTGAAGGATGGGCGAGAATTCCACTTCACGCCTGGAATGAGCTACGAAGTATCGGACTTCGGCGACGCAGCGCACCGGTCGCACACCAAAACTGGCGCCAAAAGCTTTATCGTCGACTGA